A window of Littorina saxatilis isolate snail1 linkage group LG7, US_GU_Lsax_2.0, whole genome shotgun sequence contains these coding sequences:
- the LOC138971780 gene encoding uncharacterized protein yields the protein MEIDEADAVKVCDNLTVTHMAVTSTDTTLQKGLFTHGKNSNTKGTQTPGHVFFGKLGEVIITSNYNLVKLVINDTALTRLADRNFNIEQLQDTVVTSLARLDWNGERILDKAMTSFRLTLTNEMMPQLLKELTGVMKSEAERHQVQHLVEKLFGNYKVKLFGFDVASFVFILEHCSIDDAEMTSILTEKQAQLQEILTTFLPVWVGQSAVWSASRYTLSSADLSRDFGYRDFSVVSMTATEQTSTSTSTSTSTGDQMDVATKVKYTTSEDEQPMASSVAQQTLSAQTQSLVGATSLDHLTEGLVADPAQGEMHVLVVCVHLFVADLFLCPPHYNANG from the exons ATGGAGATTGACGAGGCGGATGCAGTGAAAGTGTGCGACAATCTAACTGTGACGCACATGGCGGTAACATCTACTGACACCACGCTGCAGAAGGGACTGTTTACTCATG GCAAAAATAGCAATACGAAAGGCACTCAAACGCCGGGTCACGTGTTTTTTGGAAAACTTGGAGAGGTCATCATCACCTCCAACTACAATCTTGTCAAGCTGGTCATCAACGACACGGCCCTGACCAGGCTGGCTGACCGCAACTTCAACATCGAACAACTCCAGG ACActgtggttacgtcccttgccAGACTCGACTGGAATGGGGAGAGAATTCTCGACAAGGCTATGACGTCATTCCGTCTAACGCTGACCAACGAAATGATGCCTCAACTACTTAAAGAGCTAACTGGCGTTATGAAATCAGAAGCAGAACGTCATCAAGTTCAACATCTTGTCGAAAAACTCTTCGGCAACTATAAAGTAAAACTATTCGGCTTTGACGTTGCATCCTTCGTTTTCATCCTCGAGCATTGCAGCATTGATGACGCAGAAATGACGTCAATATTAACAGAGAAGCAGGCGCAACTGCAAGAGATTTTGACGACGTTTCTTCCGGTTTGGGTCGGCCAATCAGCCGTCTGGAGTGCGAGTCGATACACGCTCTCATCGGCTGATCTCTCTCGGGACTTTGGTTATCGTGATTTCTCGGTGGTTTCAATGACTGCAACTGAACAAACATCGACATCGACATCAACATCGACATCAACTGGAGATCAAATGGATGTGGCGACGAAGGTGAAATATACTACATCTGAAGATGAGCAGCCTATGGCATCTTCTGTAGCACAACAGACGCTTTCTGCACAAACTCAATCTTTGGTTGGAGCGACTTCCTTGGACCACTTAACTGAAGGCTTGGTTGCAGATCCAGCACAAGGTGAAATGCATGTTTTGGTGGTGTGTGTCCATCTCTTTGTCGCTGACCTCTTTCTCTGTCCACCCCACTACAATGCCAACGGTTAG